The genome window ACCGTCACAGACGCCTTCCGATCTGTGTTTATCTGTGTGCATCTGTGGCCTTTTTTTAGCCACAGATAAACACAGATGCACACAGATCAGAGGAGGACATCACGCCACGCGCTTCTGCGGGGCCGCATCTCCCTTCGGCCGGTAGAGATGCTCGCGGGTCGGCGGCATCGTCGAATGGCCGCGGGAGATGTGCTTCGTTCCGACCGTCTGGAAGATGCACGCCGAGCCGTCGCCCAGAGCGAGGCCGACGCCGGCGAGATACAGCAGCCAGATCCGGTACCGCTCTTCGCCGATGAACTGGATCGCCTCGTCCTTGCGGGCTTCGAGCCGCTGGGCCCAGTGCTTGCAGGTCATGGCGTAGTGGTCCCGCCAGCCTTCGACGTCGTGGACTTCGAAGCCCGCCGCTTCCATCTTCTCGACCATGTGGCCGAGGTGGTCGAGCTCGCCGCCGGGGAAGATGTACTTCGCCAGGATCCGCTTCTCGGGTGAGACCTTGCGGAAGTGCTTCGCGGTCCGCTTGGCCCGGCGGGTGATCCCATGGCACAGGAACATCCCGCGGTCCGGCAGGAGCTTGCCGACGGTGTCCATGTAGAGCTGCATGTTGTCGATGCCGACGTGCTCCACCATCCCGATGCTGGCGATCTTGTCGAACTGCCGGTCGAGGTGGGCGTAGTCGCGGATCTCCGCCGTGACGCGGCCGGTGAGCCCTTCCCGCTGGATCTTCTCCTGCGTGTACTTGAGCTGCTCGTCCGCCAGCGTGATCCCGTGGGCGATGACGCCGTAGTGCCTGGCCGCGTGGCAGATCAGCCCGCCCCAGCCGCAGCCGATGTCGAGGAACCGCTCGCCCGGCTGGAGCCGGAGCTTGCGGCAGATCATGTCGAGCTTGTCCTGCTGAGCCTGCTCGAGGGAGTTGTTCCAGTCGCGGAAGTAGGCGCAGCTGTAGACCATCTCGGGGTCGAGGAACAGCTTGTAGAAGTCGTTGCTGACGTCGTAGTGGAACTGGATGAAGTCGCGGTTGTCTTCCTGCTTGCGGCTGCGGCCGATCTCGTCTCCCTGGAAGCCGTGGCCGAGTTCGGTCGATTCGCCCTTGGCGAAGACGAACGGGAGGATCGACTTGAAGACGAGTCCCTTGCTGACCTTCTTGGTCCGGTCGCGGGAGTTCTTGGTGCGGAGTTTCGTCAGGAACGTGTGGACGTCCGCCCCTTCGAAGTCGATGTGGCGGCGGGCGTAGTGCCGGAGGAGGTTGTCGGCGGTCGGGCGGCG of Planctomyces sp. SH-PL14 contains these proteins:
- a CDS encoding class I SAM-dependent methyltransferase — protein: MPSARQRQTDAIKTLLQHLAEKLNAAISVKLWDGSVVPMGAQADPELCVVLKSPGVIASLLRRPTADNLLRHYARRHIDFEGADVHTFLTKLRTKNSRDRTKKVSKGLVFKSILPFVFAKGESTELGHGFQGDEIGRSRKQEDNRDFIQFHYDVSNDFYKLFLDPEMVYSCAYFRDWNNSLEQAQQDKLDMICRKLRLQPGERFLDIGCGWGGLICHAARHYGVIAHGITLADEQLKYTQEKIQREGLTGRVTAEIRDYAHLDRQFDKIASIGMVEHVGIDNMQLYMDTVGKLLPDRGMFLCHGITRRAKRTAKHFRKVSPEKRILAKYIFPGGELDHLGHMVEKMEAAGFEVHDVEGWRDHYAMTCKHWAQRLEARKDEAIQFIGEERYRIWLLYLAGVGLALGDGSACIFQTVGTKHISRGHSTMPPTREHLYRPKGDAAPQKRVA